Below is a window of Candidatus Nitrosotenuis uzonensis DNA.
TTTAAAAAATTTGGGGCTACGCCCGCCACATCTTCTTCCAAGTTTCGGCAAACTTGTTCATCATCTCACCGTAGGCTTTTAGCTGTTCCATTCCTGCCTGATTTGTCAGCTTTTGCCAGTCCTCACCGAATTGCTTGAACATATTCTGGCCTGAATCGCCTATGGCCTTTTGCCAATTCTGGTAGAATTCTTGCAGTGTACTTGGACTTGACTCGCTTGTTGCTTTTTGCATCACTTCAAGATATTTTGCTTGAATGTCGGTGCCTATCTTTTGCAACGACTCGAACGTCTGGGTCCATTTCTTTAACAACTCGCTGTACTCATTCCACATGGCATCCCAGCTTTTTGTTTCGTTATCTTTGCTCAATATATCCAGATAGACACTCTACGATAAATAATGATCTAATGTGCAAGCACGTCATGATGCAGTTATGGCTAACAAACGTTTGATACTATGTGCAAAACCTGCCCTGAATGTAACATCTGAATGATCATTTACGATATTTTTAAACAACTTTTTTGTTATTTCACAATTCATGATAAATATGTTATCTGCGATATCTTTGATATGAGCTATTGTATAGAATGTGGAGATGAGGCAGCCGTATGCTTCTGCCAAACCGAAAAAAAACCCATGAGTGAATATCTGTCCGCACTAAAAGAGTGTGAAGACCTAAAGTGTTATTGCAAAAGGCACTTGCCTACGGGATGAGTATATGACCACTGCATATGTTCTCATAAACTGTGATCTGGGCTCTGAGGACAAGGTCCTCTCTGAGCTGAAATCAATTAAAAAGATCAAAGAGACAAGGGGCGTGTTTGGCGCATATGATATAGTTACAAAGATTGAAGCACCTTCTTCGGAGATGGTAAAGGATATCATTTCTTCGAAAATAAGAAGGATAGACAGGATACGTTCTACATTGACATTGATGGGGGTGGATGAAAAATAATGTCGCTTCTAAGCAAGATCAAATATCCTGCATACGATGAAAAGTGCAGGACGCTGTGCAAGGAAGATCATATCAGGTTTGCCGGTATTTTGGACGAATATGGTAAACTTGTTGCAGGGGGATTCAAAGAAGGTCTTGTCCCACTGGAAAGCGATAAAAAAAGACTGTATGATTTTATGAAATTTGTATCGGAAATATCGTTGCGAAAAGAGCTTGACAAGACACTTGGCCCAATCAACTATCTTGCTGCAAGGAGGGATAAAGTAATACTACTCAGTTTCCCGTTTCCGCTTGCAAAAATGACACTTTTAGTTTCG
It encodes the following:
- a CDS encoding Lrp/AsnC ligand binding domain-containing protein, producing the protein MTTAYVLINCDLGSEDKVLSELKSIKKIKETRGVFGAYDIVTKIEAPSSEMVKDIISSKIRRIDRIRSTLTLMGVDEK
- a CDS encoding DUF6659 family protein produces the protein MSLLSKIKYPAYDEKCRTLCKEDHIRFAGILDEYGKLVAGGFKEGLVPLESDKKRLYDFMKFVSEISLRKELDKTLGPINYLAARRDKVILLSFPFPLAKMTLLVSADKSLDIEKLASHVCSVFSCEHARLGS